AGGTAGAGTCGTCGATGGGTTTCTTACCACATCATTTAACAAACTTGGCTATTCCCTTGGAGTTTATTTAATAATTACGATATACTTTTTTACTGTAAGCCTTTTATCACATAAAAATGTAAAGGTACATATAGACTATACAAAGAAAAATATAATATATCTATTATTAGGTGGTTTTTGTAATGCATATGCATATTTTGCGCTGCTCATGGCCTTCAAATACATGGATGTTAGCATTGCAGAACCTGTATCAATGATTTCAGCATTAGTTTCTGTACTATTTTCTTACATTTTCTTTAAAGAAAAAATTAAAGTGAGAATATTTGGAACAATTTTATTAATCTCAGGGGCATTTGTAATATACCTTTAGGAGGTGAAAAATATACTTACTCCTGTTGTAAATGCAATAGCAGTTGTCATAGGAAGTTTAATTGGAATGATCCTAAAAAAAGGATTTCCGGAAAATATTAGAAAAATTCTATTTTTGGCAGTCGGGCTAAGCACAATTGGTATGGCTATAAATATGATAATAAAGGCCAATAACTTTTTAATAGTGTTAGGATCTATGGTTATTGGTGGAATAATAGGAGAATTAATAAATATAGAAGATAAATTAAAAAAAATTGGCGATAGTATTAAAGAAGGGGATTTTTCAACAGGTTTTGTAGCATCTTCAATTCTTTTTTTAGTAGGACCGCTAACAATTGTAGGATCAATTACCGCAGGTCTTACCAAAGATGGTTCTTTGATTTATATGAAATCACTACTTGATGGAATTTCTTCAATAGTTCTCTCATCAATATACGGACTTGGGGTTATGTTATCTGCTATTTCGGTATTATTGGTTCAAGGTACTATAGTGCTTCTTTCTTCAAAACTTTCTTTTTTGACAAATCCTTTGTATTTAAATGATTTAGTTGCAGTAGGTGGAGTAATGGTACTTGGTATAGGATTAAAGATACTTGATATAAAGGATACAAAAGTTGGAAATTTTCTTCCAGCACTTTTTATATCACCAATATTAAGTTTTTTAACTAGCTTATTTTAGGGGGGAAATTATGAAAATAAACATAGTTGGAATTGGAAAGGTAACTACTGCTATTTTATTCAATTTAAAAGATAAAGTAGATATTGGGTACATAGTTTCAAGGGACTTAAACAAGGCAAAAAAACTTTCTGATGAACTTGGAAAAGGCATTCCAGTAACATACAATGACAATTTTAAATTTGAAGATATAGTACTTGTAGGTTTAAACGACTCAACTTTACCAGATTCTGTTGACCTAATTAAAAATTTTGTTTCTGAAGGTAACACTGTAATCCATTTTAGCGGATTCCATCCCTCAACAATATTTCCAAAAGAGTGGAATCCAGCATCGATGCATCCTAATTGCCCTGTTTTAGGTAAAGAAACAAGTTTTAAAGATATTGTATTTGGAATTGAGGGAAATACAAAAATTACAAAAGAAATAGTAAACTTACTTGGTGGAAAATATTTTGAAATACCTTCTGAGTCAAAAGTTCTCTATCATCTTTCTGCTGTTTTAATGAGCAACTTTCCACTTGCACTTGTATATCTTGCAGAAAAATTTTATAAAAACGCAAATTTACCACATGAAATGTTCCTTGAAGTTATGGAAAGTCTTCTAAAAACAACAATTGAAAATGTTAAAAAAAATGGGACCTTAAACTCTATAACTGGTCCCATTTACAGAGAGGATGTTGATATTGTAAACGTTGAAATGGAAATATTTTGTAGTACTTTTCCTGAGTTATGCAATCTTTTTGATGGATTTATTCAGATCATACTCTCAATGAAAGAAGAAAAGGAATCTGAAAGTTCTTGAAGTCTTTTTTCAGCATATTCTCTATTATCTGAGTGAACCATAACATAAGCTTTTAGTTTTGGTTCAGTTCCAGATGGTCTAACAAAAATAGATGCATCTTCAAATTCTAACTTTATAGTTTCATTAGGTTCAATATCTTTGTATCCCTTTGAATAATCTACTATATTAGCATCAAATGGGATATTCCCTGCTTTAATTTTTTCATAAAGTTTTTTTGCAATTGAAAGTTCTTTGAATTTAAAATTCAACAATTTTTCAAAATAATATCCATATTTTTCATACAAATGATTCAATCTTTCAATTAAATCATAGTGTTTTGCAACAGATGCAATCAAAGCAGAACCTATTACTGCATCTTTGTCTCGTGCTATATCACCTGTAAGATATCCACAACTTTCCTCAAAACCAAATAAAAATTTATATCTACTTTTTTCTGCAAGATCTCCAATAAATTTAAACCCTGTCGGAGTCTCAAATAGCTTTACTCCTTTTTCATCACATATTGGCTTTACCATATTAGTAGTAACAATAGTTTTTACAATCATCGATGATTCATCTGCATCTTTTAATAAATAATCTGCTATTAAAACTCCTACTTGATTTCCAGTAAGTCTTTTACCTTTCCAAACAACCCCCACTCTATCACAATCTGGATCAGTAGCTATTGCTAAATCTGCACCGTACTGTTTTTGATATTTATATAACAACACCAACGCTTCATCATCCTCAGGATTTGGTGTAGTAACCGTTGGAAAATTACCATCTGGAACCATTTGTTCTTCTACTTTAATAACTTCTGCTCCCAATTTTTCTAAAACTTTAACTACAGGGAATGCACCTGTACCATGAAGAGGAGTATAAAGTACCTTAAGACCACTCAAATCTGTAGAAATTAATTCTACTACTTTATCAATATAAACATTTAAAATATTATCTCCAACAAATTCATAATTTTCTGATAAATTTATTGGTAAATTCCAAGCGTTTTCTACATACCTTGATAATACATTAGTTACACTTGGTACTGCCTGAACTCCGTTTGAAGTATAAACTTTGTAACCATTATATTCTGGTGGATTATGACTTGCTGTAATTACAACTCCCATGTCATATTTTAGATATCTAACTGCAAACGATAAAACAGGTGTTGGTACAGGTCTATCAAAAATTTTAACTTCGTGATTATCCGCAGAAAAAACTTGAGCTGCTAATTCTGCAAATTTTCTTGAATTGTTTCGAGTATCGTATGCTATTATAACTTTGTTAAGATTATTATCTTTCATGTAATTTGAAACACCCTTACTTGCAACCATAACAGTTTTCTCATCAAATTCTCCCTCTCTCATAACTCCACGTATTCCACCAGTACCAAACAATATCACTATCTTCTCCCCCTTTCGTTATTCTATTTATTTATTATACATTATACATGACTACTTTCAAATAACAACTTTCCATACGTACGGTATCAATATCAAATTTGTTACATTAAAGTTACCCTTTTTTCACACAAAAAATAGCAAAATGGTTATATAATATGTTCTGTATCATAGACATATTTTGTTCAGTATTATAGACATCACATGGGGTGGGATATTGAAATTAGGTAAGAAAATAAAGACTTTACGCATTGCAAGGGGGTACACGCAAGAAGAGCTAGCAGACAGATGTGATCTTTCAAGGAGCTTTATTTCTCAACTCGAAAATGATCAAGTATCACCTTCAATAGACACTTTAGAAAGGATTTTAAGAGTTTTAGGTAGCGATTTAAAAACTTTCTTTTCTACAGATAAAAGACAAGAAAAGATAGTTTTTAAAGCAA
This genomic stretch from Thermosipho africanus Ob7 harbors:
- a CDS encoding DUF554 domain-containing protein is translated as MKNILTPVVNAIAVVIGSLIGMILKKGFPENIRKILFLAVGLSTIGMAINMIIKANNFLIVLGSMVIGGIIGELINIEDKLKKIGDSIKEGDFSTGFVASSILFLVGPLTIVGSITAGLTKDGSLIYMKSLLDGISSIVLSSIYGLGVMLSAISVLLVQGTIVLLSSKLSFLTNPLYLNDLVAVGGVMVLGIGLKILDIKDTKVGNFLPALFISPILSFLTSLF
- a CDS encoding Rossmann-like and DUF2520 domain-containing protein, which translates into the protein MKINIVGIGKVTTAILFNLKDKVDIGYIVSRDLNKAKKLSDELGKGIPVTYNDNFKFEDIVLVGLNDSTLPDSVDLIKNFVSEGNTVIHFSGFHPSTIFPKEWNPASMHPNCPVLGKETSFKDIVFGIEGNTKITKEIVNLLGGKYFEIPSESKVLYHLSAVLMSNFPLALVYLAEKFYKNANLPHEMFLEVMESLLKTTIENVKKNGTLNSITGPIYREDVDIVNVEMEIFCSTFPELCNLFDGFIQIILSMKEEKESESS
- a CDS encoding phospho-sugar mutase, yielding MILFGTGGIRGVMREGEFDEKTVMVASKGVSNYMKDNNLNKVIIAYDTRNNSRKFAELAAQVFSADNHEVKIFDRPVPTPVLSFAVRYLKYDMGVVITASHNPPEYNGYKVYTSNGVQAVPSVTNVLSRYVENAWNLPINLSENYEFVGDNILNVYIDKVVELISTDLSGLKVLYTPLHGTGAFPVVKVLEKLGAEVIKVEEQMVPDGNFPTVTTPNPEDDEALVLLYKYQKQYGADLAIATDPDCDRVGVVWKGKRLTGNQVGVLIADYLLKDADESSMIVKTIVTTNMVKPICDEKGVKLFETPTGFKFIGDLAEKSRYKFLFGFEESCGYLTGDIARDKDAVIGSALIASVAKHYDLIERLNHLYEKYGYYFEKLLNFKFKELSIAKKLYEKIKAGNIPFDANIVDYSKGYKDIEPNETIKLEFEDASIFVRPSGTEPKLKAYVMVHSDNREYAEKRLQELSDSFSSFIESMI